The proteins below are encoded in one region of Amycolatopsis magusensis:
- a CDS encoding helix-turn-helix domain-containing protein: MKWNLRWVAARRDIWRPTDLLAAFREVGFTPSLSKVAALWGATPVTIRLDDLDRICQALQCTVADLLEAEPVAGQQGEQDGTRAAAAGETLAGAPERPRPVPRTEGPRRRRPPN; this comes from the coding sequence ATGAAGTGGAATCTGCGGTGGGTGGCGGCCCGGCGGGACATCTGGCGGCCAACAGACCTGCTGGCCGCGTTCCGGGAGGTCGGGTTCACCCCGTCGTTGAGCAAGGTCGCGGCCCTGTGGGGTGCCACGCCGGTCACCATCCGGCTGGACGATCTGGACCGGATCTGCCAGGCGCTGCAGTGCACCGTGGCTGACCTGCTGGAGGCCGAGCCCGTGGCCGGGCAGCAGGGCGAGCAGGACGGCACACGGGCTGCGGCGGCAGGGGAGACGCTCGCAGGTGCGCCGGAGCGACCGCGGCCTGTGCCTCGCACGGAGGGACCACGGCGACGCCGTCCCCCGAACTGA
- a CDS encoding tyrosine-type recombinase/integrase, with product MFTLQRRRSAATAPDEERAFYLETLAEYQWARDAAGLMPGTIDQLVKPVLEACDHYKTVPWRLEPRQLDRYFAGPGKRARSTVRSKITAIDGYFAFLEQRYAGEISRLFGAAVESPVDPFNRPRHRGDFGLRVPPSQAAMSQFFARWREALPEARKEAVACRDYVMAKIAYLSGVRAAELCGVRVTDVHWESGQWGRFLVEGKGARGSGPRQREAFLFEQGRDLLWWYIEDVRGLFRDDPEHPLAVLFPSERLPGSVAALNMPIAPAVVPATFRRTVKTASRLYLPGPVPELYPHLLRHACATHNYERGMTLWEVQKLLGHTWTTTTVQYLASVQADPELACREAAGRAAARLVRDAGSLR from the coding sequence GTGTTCACGCTGCAGCGGCGCCGGTCTGCAGCGACCGCGCCGGATGAGGAGCGCGCGTTCTATTTGGAGACGCTGGCTGAGTACCAGTGGGCTCGCGACGCGGCTGGGCTGATGCCGGGGACCATCGACCAATTGGTCAAACCCGTGCTCGAGGCGTGCGACCACTACAAGACCGTGCCGTGGAGGTTGGAGCCCAGGCAGCTGGATCGGTACTTCGCCGGGCCTGGCAAGCGCGCACGGTCGACCGTGCGCTCGAAGATCACCGCTATCGACGGGTACTTCGCGTTTCTGGAACAGCGCTACGCCGGGGAGATCAGCCGGTTGTTCGGCGCCGCGGTCGAATCCCCGGTCGATCCGTTCAACCGGCCGCGCCACCGCGGCGACTTCGGGCTGCGGGTGCCGCCCTCGCAGGCCGCGATGAGCCAGTTCTTCGCGCGGTGGCGCGAGGCGCTGCCCGAGGCGCGCAAGGAGGCGGTCGCATGCCGGGACTACGTGATGGCCAAGATCGCGTACCTGTCCGGGGTGCGCGCGGCCGAGCTGTGCGGAGTGCGGGTCACCGATGTGCACTGGGAATCCGGGCAGTGGGGCCGGTTCCTGGTCGAGGGCAAGGGCGCTCGCGGCTCGGGGCCGCGGCAGCGCGAGGCGTTCCTGTTCGAGCAGGGCCGGGACCTGCTGTGGTGGTACATCGAGGACGTGCGCGGGTTGTTCCGCGATGATCCGGAGCATCCGCTGGCGGTGTTGTTCCCCTCGGAGCGGCTGCCGGGGTCGGTGGCCGCGCTGAACATGCCCATCGCGCCCGCCGTGGTCCCGGCGACGTTCCGGCGCACGGTGAAGACCGCGTCGCGCCTGTACCTGCCGGGCCCGGTCCCCGAGCTGTACCCGCATCTGTTGCGGCACGCGTGCGCGACGCACAACTACGAGCGGGGCATGACGTTGTGGGAGGTGCAGAAGTTGCTGGGACACACGTGGACCACGACGACGGTGCAGTACCTGGCCAGTGTGCAGGCCGATCCGGAACTGGCCTGCCGGGAAGCGGCCGGCCGCGCGGCGGCGCGGCTGGTGCGAGACGCGGGGAGTTTGCGATGA
- a CDS encoding ATP-dependent DNA ligase yields MGPARSAARGRVPEWVEPMLASSDKGTLRTGPGWLYEYKLDGYRACMAIAPDGTTVLTSRNGIDFTAEFTELTGVLAPVLGGQAAVLDGEIVVYNEHGQIEFGALQQRRGRYQTHRSSPRREQPFTDVPVRFLTGRRTGS; encoded by the coding sequence GTGGGACCTGCCCGCTCTGCTGCCCGCGGCCGCGTCCCGGAGTGGGTGGAGCCGATGCTGGCCAGCTCCGACAAGGGCACCCTCCGGACCGGCCCCGGCTGGCTGTACGAATATAAGCTCGACGGCTATCGGGCCTGTATGGCCATCGCGCCGGATGGCACCACGGTGCTGACCAGCCGCAACGGCATCGACTTCACCGCCGAGTTCACCGAGCTGACCGGCGTGCTCGCCCCGGTGCTCGGCGGACAGGCCGCGGTGCTTGACGGCGAGATCGTCGTCTACAACGAACATGGCCAGATCGAGTTCGGCGCGCTGCAGCAGCGCCGCGGCCGCTACCAGACCCACCGCAGCTCGCCGCGCCGCGAGCAGCCCTTCACCGACGTGCCGGTGCGGTTCCTTACCGGACGGCGCACGGGTTCCTGA